TTCTCCGCGCCCCGCTGTCCCGCCGTCGTCCGGTTCGGAACGCGCGCGCCAGACGTCTACACCGAGGGGCGACGGGTCGAGTCCCAGCACCGTCTCGATCGCGCCGACCGTACTGCCGGGTCCGAAGACGTAGGTTCGACCGGGTTCGACCTCGCGTGCGAACCCCGCGGCCAACGAGTCGACGCTGCCGCTCGAGACCTGTTTCCCGGACTGGACCGCCGGTGCGACCGGGACGCTGACGACCGCCTGAAGCTCCGTCCTGACCTCCCCCTCGCGATACGCGTCCTCGTCGATGTCGTTGACTTCGCGGGGTTCGACGCGATCGAACTCGGCGACGATTCGGCCGGCGTCGGCCGGCGTCACGCCGAACACCGACGAGTAGATCTTGACGCCGGCCGGGACGCCGAGCATCGGGGTCTCGTCGTCGTTCTCCTCTATGACCGTGGCGACGTCGACCGCAGTTCCGTCGCCGCCGACGAAGAAGACGAGGTCGACGTCGTGCTCGAGCAGCGCCTCGACGGCTGCCCGCGTATCGGCTGCCGTCGTGTCCGCGGTCGCGGGGTCGGTGGTGGTCGGGGATGACTGGTCCGTTCGATCCGTGGGATCGTAGACGACGGTCGGCTCGTAGCCGGCGTCTCGAGCCGCGTGTTCGCCCATTACGCCCGCAGCCGTGTAGACGGTGACGTCGGGTGCGCGACGGTGCAGCGATCGCAGCGCCTCGCGCGCCCGATCCGGCGCTCTCGGTTCGGCACCGCGCCGGCGGGCCTCCTCGAGTTTTCCGTCGGTTCCCTTCAGTCCGACCCGACCGCCCATCCCCGCGATCGGGTTCACGACGACACCGATGGACTCCATGGCGGGATATGAGGACGCCAGTGGCAAAGCCATATCGCAGCGCGTTCGCGGGCCTCGGCTCCGGAACGCGCGATCGACTCGTCGTCGGCCGGGGGTGGGTCTGCCAGCGACTCACTCGGTTTCTGAAAGACTAAGAGGGACGCGAACTGAGCCCCGAGCATGAACGAACTGATCGACGCTGCGGTTCTCGCGACGGAAACTGAGTTGCCGATGAGCGCCGTCGGCTGGGGAACGCTCCTTCTCGCGGTGGCGGTGACGGTGGCCTGGGCGGCCTCCCTCTACCGCTGAGCGCCCCACGTTACGGGGATTCGACACGCTCGCGGAGCCACGCGGTCGCTTCCGTGACGGTCGCCTCGTCGGTTCCCTTCAGTTCGATCCGGACCGACTCGCCTGGATAGCTTCCGACCGAGACGTCGAACCGCTCGCGGAGTTCGGCGATCCGATCGAGTAGTGCGCTTTCGGGCTCGTCTGCAACGACCGCGTCCCGATAGGTCGCGGTGCCGGTGAACTCCTCGGCGATCGACTCGAACATCGCTTTCATTTCCGAGGGGACGCCGGGAAGGACGTAGACGCCCTCGAGGACCGCACCGGGTGCGACGCCCGCCTCGTTGTGCAACGCTCGTGCGCCCGCCGGCAGGTCCGCCGTCCCCGATGCGAGGTCGTCGCGGGTGTAGCCGTCCTCCTCGAGCCAGGCGAGGGCGGCGTCGTGTTCTTCGACTGATCGACCGAGCGCGGCCGCGACGCCGTCCATGGTCACGTCGTCGTGGGTCGGCCCGAGCCCGCCGGTGACGACGACGGCGTCGTACTCGGCGCGGTACTCGTTGACGACGCGAGCGATGTCGGCGACCCGATCCGGGACGGTGGTCACGCGGTCGACGGTGACGCCGCGATCGGCGAGCCGTTCGCAGAGCCACGTGGCGTTCGTATCCGTCGTCCGTCCGGCGAGCAGTTCGTCCCCGACAGTCACGACCGCGACGTTCATACCGATTCGTTCGAGCCGGGACCTCAAATGCGTCTCGCCATCGGTGGTGTCGATACGATTCCATCCCAATCTCCGGCCGCCGATCTATACGTCAAATATATTAACAGCTTTGGCGGACTATCATATAAAGTAGTACTCTCGGTAACCATAAGATTCAATTCTGATAATTGGTAACGGAGACAGTATGTCTCGGAGTCGGACAGAACACGACGACGCAGATTCGGCGACGGTTCTCTCTGCATTGGGCAGTAAATACAGCGCGGAGATTCTCTGTGCGGCTGGAACGCCGAAGTCGGCACAGGCGCTGAGCGACGATATCGAGATTCCGATCGCGACCTGCTATCGCCGGATCGAAGAACTCGTCGACGCCGGCCTGTTGACCTGCGAAGGTCGCCAGCTCTCCGACGAAGGCCGACGAACGAATATCTATCGACGAACGCTCGATAAGATAGAAGTCGACTTTTCAGACGAGGTCCCCACGTTCTCGCGGAAACGCCGCACCGAGGCCAAGAACAGGTTGCAGGATCAACTCGAGGACTGAGTCCGAATCCGAACCCCGCGTGGTCGCCCCTCCGTGCGGTCCTCCGTCTGTCGAAGTCGTGTTCGAACGAACTGCACTACCTCGCTGATTCTGGCATAAGATCCTCTGCGCAAACAGAAACCCGACTAACCAGATCCGGTAGGACGGATCGACACGGCTCGGACATCCCCGTGCTCGATCCTCCAGCTTTAAGTATTCTCGAAGGAATACTCCAGTATGACTGAACGCATCGGAAGCCAGGCGACCGAAGAGACAGTCGACGCCAGTTCCGTCGACGGATCGGTCGTCGGAACCCGACGAATCCTCCACGTCGGACGCGACCGACCGATACGGATCAGCGCCGGCCATCGGATCCAGCACCACGACGGCAAGTGTTCGCGCCCCCACGGCCACAACTACGAGATCGCCGTCACCGTCGCGGGCGAGCTGACGGAGGAAGGGTGGGTCGCGGACAAGGGTGATATTACCGACGTGATCTCCGAGTGGGACCATATGTTTCTCCTCGAGGCCGACGACCCCCTTGTCGAGGCCTTCGAAGCGGCGGGGGACGACGATGGCGTGGTCGTCCTCGAGCACCCACCGACGGCCGAGGTGATGAGCGTGCTTCTGGAACGAAAACTCGAGGCGGCGCTGCCCGAGACCGTTACCGACGTCGCAGTACAGGTCAGCGAGACGAGCGAACTCTGCGGCGGGAGCGAGATCTGAGATGCCCGTCTCCGATTCCGTCGATCGCGAGTCCGGATCCGACAGCGATGCTGAGGACGGTGACTCGCCCGCGGGACTGCCGATCAACGAACTGTTCTACTCCCTGCAGGGCGAGGGAACCCTCGCCGGCGTTCCCTCGGTCTTCGTCCGCACGAGCGGCTGTAACCTCCGGTGTTGGTTCTGCGACTCCTATCACACCTCTTGGGAGCCGACCCACGCGTGGCTGGGGCTCGAGGAGATCCTCGCCGAGATCGAGTCCCACGACGCCGATCACGTGGTCCTCACGGGCGGGGAGCCGCTGCTCCACGAGGAGAGCGTCGGCCTGCTCGAAGCCCTCGACGAACGGGGGTATCACACGACGGTCGAGACCAACGGCACGATCTACCGAGACGCGCCGATCGACCTCGCCTCCGTGAGCCCGAAATTGGAGAGCAGTACGCCGACGGCCGAGCGCGATCCCAAGGGCGACGGCGAGTGGGAAGCGCGCCACGAGCGCGACCGGATCGATATGGATTCGCTCGCTCGGCTGGTCGAGACCTACGAGTTCCAGCTGAAGTTCGTCGTGACCGACGACGAAGACATGCCGGAGATCCTCGACCTGCTCGCGGACCTCCGCGACGTCGCAGACGGCCCGGTCAGCGACGACGACGTCCTGTTGATGCCCGAGGGCGCGACCCGGGAGCGCCTCGAAGAGACCCGCAACCGCGTCGCCGAGCTGGCGATGGAGTACGGCTTCCGGTACACGCCGCGGCTCCACGTCGACCTCTGGAACGACGCGCCCGAAACGTAACCACCGCTCGATCTACGATGACCGATACCACCACGACCACCGATTCCGCGACCGACGAACAGACTTCTAAACGCGCCGTCGTCCTCCTGTCGGGCGGCATGGACAGCGCCACCGCCGCCGCCGTGGCCCGCGACCGGGGATACGAAATCTACGCCCTGCACACCTCCTACGGCCAGCGCACCGAGGACCGCGAACTCGAGTGCGCTCGCCGGCTGGCGGACGAGTTCGACGCCGCCGATTTCCTGCGGATCGAGACGGGACACCTCTCGGCGATCGGTGCCTCGAGTCTGACCGACGACGAGATGGCCGTCGCGGACGCCGACATGGAGAGCGACGAGATCCCCACTTCCTACGTCCCGTTCCGGAACGCGAACCTGCTCTCGATGGCGGTCTCCTACGCCGAGGCCAACGACTGCGAGGCGGTCTTCATCGGTGCCCACAGCGAGGACTTCTCGGGGTATCCCGACTGCCGCCCGGAATTTTTCGACGCCTTCGAACGGGTGGTCGACGTCGGAACGAAACCCGAGACCGATATTTCGATCGAAGCGCCCTTCGTCGAGTGGTCGAAGACCGACATCGCCGACCGCGGAGTGGACCTCGAGGTCCCCTACGAACACACCTGGAGTTGCTACCGCGAGAACGAGCCCGCCTGCGGCACCTGCGACGCGTGTGCGTTCCGGCTGCAGGCGTTCCAGAACATCGGCGTCCGCGATCCGATCGAGTACGCCGAGCGGCCGTCGTACGTCGACGAGTAGCGCCGGCGTCGTGGGCGTCGCCTCGCGACCGTTTCAGGCCGCGTCCACCGCCGACAAGAGGTCGTCGTAGTCCGGCTCGTTCGTCGGGTCGTCGGCGACCCAGCTATACGTGATCGTGCCGTCGTCGCCGAGGACGAACACGGCGCGGTTGGCGATCCCGTGCAGGCCGAGGTCCGGGATCTCGATCTCGAGCTCGTACGCCTCGATCGCCTCGCGGTCCATGTCGCTGACCAGTTCGAACTCGAGACCGTGTTCCTCTCGGAACGCGCCGAGCGAGAACGGTGAGTCCGCGCTGACGCCGATAATCCTCGCGCCGGCCTCTCGGAACTCGTCGAGTCGCTCCTGAAACGCCACCATCTCGTTGGTACACGGCGGCGTGAACGCCCCCGGGAAGAACGCGAGGACGACCGGGCCGTCGCCCAACCGATCCTCGAGGTCGAACGATTCGTGATCGCTCGTGCCGACGGTCGCGGTGAACCGCGGCGCGGTGTCGCCGTTGGAGACCATCGGATAGATGTCTGTCACGAACCGGATAAAGCTACGTGCTAATATAGTCGGTTTGCGCTCCGAACGGACGATTCTACGGCGTACCGATCGAACAGGTGATGAGTCACTCGCGCATCGCGACGGCGTCCCCCCGCGGTCACGCGTCGCGAACGCGGAGATACGTCGTGTAAACCGTCGTCAGCAGGCCGGTACGTTCGCTCTCGATCCCGAGCAGTTCGTGAGGAGTCTGTGCCGCCAGCTGCGGGTACTCTCGCTTCGCCCGCTTGTCCGTACTCCGGATCTCGAGGACGGCCTCGTCGGGTAGATCCTCGAGCGCCCGCTGGACGGCGGCAATGCCGTTGGCACAGCCGCGCCCGCGGTTGTCGACGGTCCGGTCGGGATCGACGTCCGGCAGCTCCGTCGGCACGGCCGCGTCAGTCATCGCCGGCCCCCTCCGTCGGCGTCGGATCGGCGGCGTCGGTCGTCGGTCCGTCCCGTTGACCGCCCACCTCCTCGAGATCGCAGACGCCGTCGATCGGCGAACACGCCCGCCACATCGGGCAGAGCTTGAAGATGACCACGAGGACGCCGATCGAGCCGAGTTTCGCCGCGACTGCGAGCCCGAGGAACGATCCCAGATAGGTCGGGACGTCCGTGCCGAGGGCGTCGACGGCCTGATAGAGCCCCGTCGCGATTAGCGTCGGAATGATGACCCGGACGGCCCACCGGAACCGCTCGAGCTGCTGGCCGGCGGCCCGGATCACGGCCGTCGTCGGGTACTCCTGGCCGGTCGGGACGGCGACGAAGATGTTCCAGACGGCCCCGCCGACCCACACCGCGAATGCCAGCAGATGCAGGACCCGGACCCCGACCGCGAGGCCGTCGCCGGCCCGGACCGCGACCTCGAGCGCGGCCGTCAGGACGATGGCACCCAGCGCCAGTCCGAGCGCCGCCAGCCCGAGCGGGCCGCGGAACCGGGCGTCGACCGATGCGGAACGCAGCGCTTGGATGCCGGCGGTCGCGACGAGTCCGAGGACCGCCGCCCCGAGAACGAGCACGGGGAGCGGCCGCGAGACGACTACGGCGTACCGGTCGATCGCGACGGCGGCCCCGGGGACGAGGACGACCAGCGATCCGATCGCGACCCGATCGAACCGGTCGTACATCCGCGCGCAGTAGGCGTCGGACCCGGTCTCGAGGTCGTCCGGGCGGACGAAGCCGTGCTTCCAGAGAAGGCCGCCGGCCAGCACGCCGAGGGCGACGAAGTAACCCCACTTGGCGAGCGCCACCGCCAGGCCCCCGTGGCCGGCGAGTCGGCTGGTCACCACCGTGCCGAGAAGTGACGCGGCCAGGATGATCGAGAGCGCGATTTTCGGAAGCGTGTACTTGTCGAAGAGGTCGTCCGCGGTCGTCTCGACGGACCGTCGCGTGGAGCCGGCCATACTGTGGGGTCACCCGTCCGGTCGTTGGGCCGATCGCCACTAAGGGCTGATCGCGGACATATTCGCTCTCGAGCCGCCTGCTGGCCGAACAGGTTCGGTTCCGCAACGGGCTGGCTGGCCCGACACCCGGTCCGCTTCGGACCCGCACGGACGAACCAGTTCGGCTCCGAACCTTAGCGTCCCGGCCGCCTACGGTCGCCCGAACCGCCATGACCGGAACCGACACTCGAGACACAACGACGCCGATTTCGTGGACGAGGGGGCGACGGGATCGCCCCGCTCCCATCGCGGAACGGGTGCCGTACGTCGAACTCCGCCTCGAGCATCCGTCGCCCGAGGCCGATCGGTTCGGCGACGCGTTCTTCCCGGACGCGGTCCCCTACGAGTACCGGGACGACCGGCGCGTGTTCTACTGGCGGTCGGTGCTCCCTCCCGACGGGCCGGCACCCGCCGACTGGACCGGCGTCTGCGCGACGACCCACGGCCTCCGCGCGCTCACCGGCGACGGTGCTCGATCGCCGCCGCTGTGGACGCGGGACGTGACGACCGGCGACGGGAGCGTCTCCGGTATCGATGCCGTCCGCGAAATCGTCGTCGACGGGACGGTCGGGGGCGACTCGACACTCGCCGCAGTCCGTGACTATTCGGAGCCCTCGATTGCGGTCCGGTCCGTCGACGCCGACGGGGTCGCCCTCGAGACGCCCGCCGGCTCGAGGACGGTGGCCCCCGGCGAGCGGACGACGGTCGAGTTGCCGCCCCAGTCCGTCCGCTTGGCGACCGACGGCGAGTCCCGAACCGTGACGCCGCGGCTTCGCGTCCGCTACCCCGGTCGTCG
This portion of the Natrinema salinisoli genome encodes:
- a CDS encoding competence/damage-inducible protein A — translated: MNVAVVTVGDELLAGRTTDTNATWLCERLADRGVTVDRVTTVPDRVADIARVVNEYRAEYDAVVVTGGLGPTHDDVTMDGVAAALGRSVEEHDAALAWLEEDGYTRDDLASGTADLPAGARALHNEAGVAPGAVLEGVYVLPGVPSEMKAMFESIAEEFTGTATYRDAVVADEPESALLDRIAELRERFDVSVGSYPGESVRIELKGTDEATVTEATAWLRERVESP
- the queC gene encoding 7-cyano-7-deazaguanine synthase QueC; this encodes MTDTTTTTDSATDEQTSKRAVVLLSGGMDSATAAAVARDRGYEIYALHTSYGQRTEDRELECARRLADEFDAADFLRIETGHLSAIGASSLTDDEMAVADADMESDEIPTSYVPFRNANLLSMAVSYAEANDCEAVFIGAHSEDFSGYPDCRPEFFDAFERVVDVGTKPETDISIEAPFVEWSKTDIADRGVDLEVPYEHTWSCYRENEPACGTCDACAFRLQAFQNIGVRDPIEYAERPSYVDE
- a CDS encoding ATP-NAD kinase family protein, whose amino-acid sequence is MESIGVVVNPIAGMGGRVGLKGTDGKLEEARRRGAEPRAPDRAREALRSLHRRAPDVTVYTAAGVMGEHAARDAGYEPTVVYDPTDRTDQSSPTTTDPATADTTAADTRAAVEALLEHDVDLVFFVGGDGTAVDVATVIEENDDETPMLGVPAGVKIYSSVFGVTPADAGRIVAEFDRVEPREVNDIDEDAYREGEVRTELQAVVSVPVAPAVQSGKQVSSGSVDSLAAGFAREVEPGRTYVFGPGSTVGAIETVLGLDPSPLGVDVWRARSEPDDGGTAGRGELLARDAAESEILEALTDPVTIVVSPIGGQGFIFGRGNHQISPAVIRRADDIAVVAAGEKLDDIDSLRVDTDDEEIDDRLRGWLQVRTGRFTTRLVNVV
- a CDS encoding sulfurtransferase TusA family protein, translating into MTDAAVPTELPDVDPDRTVDNRGRGCANGIAAVQRALEDLPDEAVLEIRSTDKRAKREYPQLAAQTPHELLGIESERTGLLTTVYTTYLRVRDA
- a CDS encoding redoxin domain-containing protein; translation: MVSNGDTAPRFTATVGTSDHESFDLEDRLGDGPVVLAFFPGAFTPPCTNEMVAFQERLDEFREAGARIIGVSADSPFSLGAFREEHGLEFELVSDMDREAIEAYELEIEIPDLGLHGIANRAVFVLGDDGTITYSWVADDPTNEPDYDDLLSAVDAA
- a CDS encoding 7-carboxy-7-deazaguanine synthase QueE, coding for MPVSDSVDRESGSDSDAEDGDSPAGLPINELFYSLQGEGTLAGVPSVFVRTSGCNLRCWFCDSYHTSWEPTHAWLGLEEILAEIESHDADHVVLTGGEPLLHEESVGLLEALDERGYHTTVETNGTIYRDAPIDLASVSPKLESSTPTAERDPKGDGEWEARHERDRIDMDSLARLVETYEFQLKFVVTDDEDMPEILDLLADLRDVADGPVSDDDVLLMPEGATRERLEETRNRVAELAMEYGFRYTPRLHVDLWNDAPET
- a CDS encoding 6-pyruvoyl trahydropterin synthase family protein — its product is MTERIGSQATEETVDASSVDGSVVGTRRILHVGRDRPIRISAGHRIQHHDGKCSRPHGHNYEIAVTVAGELTEEGWVADKGDITDVISEWDHMFLLEADDPLVEAFEAAGDDDGVVVLEHPPTAEVMSVLLERKLEAALPETVTDVAVQVSETSELCGGSEI
- a CDS encoding winged helix-turn-helix domain-containing protein, giving the protein MSRSRTEHDDADSATVLSALGSKYSAEILCAAGTPKSAQALSDDIEIPIATCYRRIEELVDAGLLTCEGRQLSDEGRRTNIYRRTLDKIEVDFSDEVPTFSRKRRTEAKNRLQDQLED